CGTCGACCCCGGCAACACCGAGTTCGGCATCCGCAACACCCCCAAGGTGGTCGGTGGTGTGGACGAGGCGTCGACCACCGTCGCCGCGGCCTTCTACGGCAAGTTCGTGGACTCGGTGGTGACGGCCCGCGGTTCCCGGGAGGCCGAGATGGCCAAGCTGCTGGAGAACACGTACCGGCACATCAACATCGCGCTGGTCAACGAGATGGCCCAGTTCTGCCGGGAGCTCGACATCGACCTCTGGGACGTCATCCGGTGCGCGTCCACGAAGCCGTTCGGTTTCCAGGCGTTCTACCCCGGCCCCGGTGTCGGCGGGCACTGCATCCCGATCGACCCGAACTACCTGTCCTACCAGGTCCGGGCGAAGCTGGGCTATCCGTTCCGGTTCGTGGAGCTGGCCCAGGAGATCAACAACAGCATGCCGGCGTACGTCGTCCAGCGCGTTCAGGAGCTGCTGAACGAGGACTCCAAGCCGCTGCGCGGCGCCGAGGTGCTGTTGCTCGGCGTCACCTACAAGGCGGACATCGCCGACCAGCGTCAGTCGCCGGCCGAGCCGCTCGCCCGGCAGCTGCTGAGCCGCGGCGCGCGGGTGTCGTACCACGACCCGTACGTGCCGGTCTGGCAGCCGGGCGACGAGGTGCTCACCCGGGTGGCCGACCTGGACGCGGCGCTGGCCGGCGCCGACCTGGTCGTGCTCCTGCAGACGCACGGCAGCTACACGCCGGCGGACATCGCCGACAAGTCGCGGCGGATCCTGGACACTCGCGGCACCCTCGCCGGGGCCGGGGTGGAACGGCTCTAGCGATACCCGCACGCCGGGGACCTGGATCGACTGCCGATCCAGGTCCCCGGCTTGTCACATCTGCGGCGCCTGGTACGGGGCCGGCAGCTGGCCGTGCCCGCCCTGCTGGCTCGCCTGCCACGCGGCGTACTGCTGCGCGGCCTGCGCGTAGGCGGCCTGCGCGGCCGCCACGAACTGCGGATGCGCCTTCGGGAAGTCGACGGTGGAGCCGTCCCGGGACGTGAAGCCCCACGGCAGCACCCGGTAGGTGCCGCGGCTCTGCAGGATCAGGCCGATGAAGGCGAGCACGAGCGCCACCAGGATCAGCACCGGGCCCGCGTCCCCGAACGAACCCCCGACGGCGATGCTGAGCGGGAACAGGAGCATCAGGCCGATCCCGATGATCAGCCGATTCTTGTGCAGCTTGGCGCACTCCGGGCAGAACGGCCAGGCCTCCGCCCGCACCTCCTTGCGGATCACCAGCGTCACGATCAGGAACGGCAGCGCCCCGAAGGCGATCAGGAAGTACGACCAGACAGGCGGCTTGGACCAGAACTTGACCGGCTTGCGCAGCGCGGCGGGCTGGCCGTGCCGCGAGCAGACGTCGGGTATGCCGGTGCCGTTCTGCACCAGGCTGGACGGAATTGCGATGCTCATGAACGCCTCTGCATAGTGAAATCGTGTCGGGCGCGAGATGCTATCGCGCCGCCCCGACCGGCAGGGGGCCAGCTCACCGCTTCCCGGCCGCGCGCCGGTCAGCCGAGGACCAGGTCGGCGACCTCGTCGGCGCAGCCCCACGACATGGTCATGCCGGCGCCGCCGTGTCCGTAGGCGTGCACGATCCGCCCGTCCGGACCGTCGACCGCCTCGACCCGCGGCCCGCCGCGGCGGGCGGGACGCAGCCCGACCCGATCCCCGAGCACCCGCGCGCCGCGTAGTTCCGGTACCAGGGCGGTGCACCGGTCGATGATCGCCGCGCGTTGCCGCGGGTCGGGCTCCAGGTCGGTGCGATCCGGTTCGAAGGTGCCGCCGAGGACCGTGTCACGGCGACGCGGGTGGACGTACGTGATGCCCGCGGGGTTGTCCTCGTCGCGTATCGACTCGTCGAGTCCGGGATTGGTCACCAGGACGAGTTGGCCGCGTACCGGGTAGAGGTCGGGATCCGGCGCGGCCAGGCCGGTCGCGTTGACCACCGCCGCCGACCGGTCGAGGAGCTCCGCCGGGTCCTCGACGCGGCGCCGGACGAAGCGGCCACCGGACGCGACGATCCGGTCGTGCAACCACGGCAGGTACCTGTCCATCTCGGTCAGTGGTGCGGTGAAGCGCAGATCGTGCGCCGTGGTGGTCGTGCCCGGCGGCGCCCACCAGGGCGGATCCGCGCGGACCAGCATCCGCGTACGTCGCAGCAGTACGCCCGGAACGCCCGCCTCGGCCTGACCCAGGAATTCGGCGTAGCTTCGCTCCACCCACCGCCGCACCCGCGGCTCCGGATCGGTGTGGGTCGGGTACCAGACCGCCGCGGCGACCGCCGACACCGTCTCCAGCGTGCCGGCGGCGCACACGACTGTCACCCGTGCCCCGCGTTGCTGCAGCCGGATCGCCGCTGTCATGCCGATGATCCCGCCGCCCAGAACCGTCACGTCTGTCATTGACGCATCGTGTGCGGGGCGCGCGCCGGCAGGCCAATAACCGGTGCCGCATTGCCCATAAGAAACGGCTATCACGGCGATTCACCTGCGCGGATAAGGTCGGCGCATGGCTGACGAGCGGATGACCGGAGTTGACCTGGACCGGCTGCGGTCGTTCCGGGTCCTCGCGGAGGAGCTGCACTTCACCCGGGCCGCCGCCCGCCTGCACCTGACCCAGCCGGCGCTGAGCCAGCAGGTCCGGGCGCTGGAACGCCAGCTCGGCGCCGAACTGGTGCGACGCGACGCCCGCGGTTGCACCCTGACCGAGGTGGGCCGGATCGTCGCCGCCGAGGCGCAACGCCTGCTGGCCGAGGTGGACGCGGGTGCCGCCCGGATCAGGGCGGCCGCCGGCGGTTTCGACGGTCGCCTGCGGCTGGCGTACACCCGCTCGGCGCGCGGCGGCCGGGTCGATGCCCTCATCGCCCGGTTCCGGGAGAGGTACCCGCAGGTCGAGATCGTCGCGGAGACGGCGTGGACCGCGCCGAACGTGGCGGGTCTGCTCGCCGGGCGCTACGACGCGGCGTTCGTCCGCCCGCCGATCGAGGAGCCGTCGCTGACCTGCCGGCACGTCGACAGCGAGGAACTGCTGCTGGCCGTGCCGCAGCGGCATCGCCTGGCCGCGTGCCGGCGCGTCCAGCGCAGCGACATCGTGGAGGAGCCCGCGGTGATGTGGCCACGCGACAACGGCCCGGGAATGTACGACCGGATCATCGCGCAGGTCTGGCCGCACGGCGGCTTCCGCCTGGCTCACCACGAGCCGGACGACGAACAACTACTCCGGGCCGTGGCCGGGGGCACGGTGATCGCCGCGGTGCCGGCGGGCCGCGCCCGGGCGCTGACCATGCCGGGGGTACGCCTGCGCCGGTTCGCCGCGCCGGTCCCCACCGTGGACACCGCCCTGGCCTACCAGACCAACTCCACCAACCCCGCCGTGCACCGCCTGGCCGCCCTGCTGGCGTAGGCGTGGCCGCGGGTTGGCGGGAAAGCCGACGACAAGGAGGACGCATGGCGCAGTCGAGAAGTGGTGGCAGTCTCCCGGTGTGGCGAGCGATGGTGCTCATCGGCGCCGCGGGGACCGCGGCCGGCCTGATCGGCAAGCTCCCGTGGCTCGGGCTGGTGGCCGGACCGCTGAGCATCATCGGCGTGGTGGGGCTGCTGGTCGCGCAACGCACCGCCCGGGTGCGGCCGGGGCGCGAGAAATCCCGGGCCCGCCCGGGTGCGGCGGGCGCCGCGCGACGGTGGCCGGCCCGGGTGTGGGTCGGGGCGGGTGCCGCGGTCGCGGTGGCGATCGGAGCGGCGGCACTGCTGGCCCACCCCTGGTCGCGGGACGACCACCTGGCCAAGCCGGGGGCGGCCCGGACACCGCTGAGCCTCTACATGGTCCGGGACGTCCTGCCGGGGCCGTGCGAGCCGGGTCTTCCGGACAGCACGACGCGGTACACCAGTGCCGACGGCAGTGAATGCGTACGGGTGTCGGCCGACGGCGGGCTCACCGCGCGGCAACTGGAGCAGGTGCGGGTGGACGACGACAGCGCGCAGGGAAACGGCTGGACGGTGACGGTGACCTTCGGGAGCGAGGACGCCGCCCGGTTCACCGACCTGTCCGGGCGCCTGAGCGTCCTGCCGCGGCCCCGCAACCAGCTCGCCGTCGTTCTGGGCTCCCGGATGCTCAGCGATCCGATGATCGAGGATCGCTTGACCGCCGGCACCGCGACGATCGCCACCCGACTGACCCGGGACGAGGCTCAGGCCGTGGCCGGCGAACTGGGCGCACGCTGAGCACACGCCCCGTCGTACCGGACGCGCCGCCGATCCACGAAACGCCACCGGTCCGGGCGGACTGCGCCGTCATTCCCGTCCGGCCGGGCCCCCGGCGACAATCAACGCCTTACCGCATTGCCGCATTGTTGTCCACGACCGGTCGGCCCTTTCCGGCAACGATACCGGTCAGTCATTGGTTACATCCTTTACACCAGACATTGCCCGCAGACGATCCACGAAACGCACAGATCCCACCGCGTATCCGGCCGATGTCCCAGCTCAGCTGAGTTGCCGAGATCCACACCAGGGCGGGAAGTCTGATGTAGACATAATGTCGACGAAGTCCTTTCCATACTGTCGGATATTGTCGAAGATGGACCCCTGGACTTAGACGTCCATCGCTTTACAATCCAAGCTGCCATCGGGGACGGTGGCCAAGTGGTCTGTCTCAGGTTCTCGCGGTGGAGGGCTCCCCATGACTGACGGCCGGCTGCGGTGAGAGGCTGCCACGGGCCACGGGTCCGTCTCCAGGTCCTCGGGCCGCTGCTCGGCTGGCGCGACGACGAGCAGGTCAGCCTCGGTCCGTTGCGCCAGCAGGTGGTGCTCGCCGTGCTTGCCCTGAGTGCGAACCGGCCGACCGGCCGCGCCGAGCTGATCGAGGCGGTCTGGGGCGAGTCCACCCCGGCGTACGCGGTGAATCTCGTCCAGAAGTACGTGTCCGGTCTGCGCCGCGTGCTGGAACCGGTGCGGCCCGGCCACCACCCGTCGCAGGTGCTGTCCTGGACCGACGCCGGATATCTCCTGTCGTTGCCGCACGGCGCACTCGACCTCGAGGAGTTCGACCGCGGGGTGGCCCGCGCCCGGGCCGCCGTCGCGGAGGGTGACCTGAAAGCGGCGTCCCGATCGCTGCACGCCGCCCTCGAGCTGTGGCGCGGCCCCGCTCTCAACGGCTTGTCGAGCCCGTTGCTGGACGCCGAGCGCAACCGCCTGGCCGAGCGGCGGATCAGCGCGCTGGAGGAGCGCATCGAGATCGACCTGGCTCTGGGCGATCGCCGTGACCTGGCCGAGGAGGCCGGCCGCCTGGTGGCCGAGCACCCCCTGCGGGAACGGCTGCGGGCCTTGCTCATGCGGGCGCTGTACCAGCAGGGACGGCAGGGCGAAGCGCTCGCCGCCTTCCGCGCGGCCCGCGACCACCTGCGCTCCGAGCTCGGCGTGGAGCCCGCGGCGGAACTGCAGGCGCTGCACAAGCGGATCCTCAACGGCGATCCGGACCTGCTGGCCCCCGGGCCGTGGCCGCCGCCGGCGCCCGCGCCGGTCTCCCCCCGACCGGACCAGCTCCCCCTCCGCCCGGCCCAGCCGGCACCCCGACCGGCTCAGCTGCCCCACGGGCTGCCCGAGTTCGTCGGTCGCCGGGCCGAGCTGGACCGCCTCGACGCCCTGGCCGCCAGCGGGCAGAGCGTGATGATCGCGGCCATCACCGGCACCGCCGGTGTCGGCAAGACCTCACTGGCCGTGCAGTGGGCGCACCGGATCAGCGACCGGTTCCCGGACGGCCAGCTGTACGTGAACCTGCACGGTTTCGAACCGTCCGGGTCGCTCGCCCGACCGGGCGAGGTGCTGCGCGGCTTCCTCGACGCGCTGGGGGTCGGTGCGCAGCAGATCGCGGGCACGGTCGACGAGTTGGCCGCCCGCTACCGGAGCCTGCTCGCCGGCCGGCGCCTGCTGCTGGTGCTGGACAACGCCCGCAACACCGAGCAGGTGCACCCGCTGCTGCCCGGGACGCCCGGCTGCATGGTCGTGGTGACCAGCCGCAGCCGGCTCGCCGGCCTGGTCGCGGCCGGCGCGGTCCCGGTGACCGTGGACCTGCCGACCGCCGAGGAGGCAGCGGAACTGCTGAGCCGCCGGATCGGTCCCGAGCGGGTGGCCACCGAGCCGCAGGCGGCGGCCGCGGTGGTCGCGGCCTGCGCCCGGCTCCCGCTGGCGCTGGCCCTGGTCGCCTCCAGGGCCGCACCGCACCCGCAGTACCGGCTGTCCGCGCTGGCGGCGGAGCTGCGCCCGGCCCGCGCCGACGTGCTGGACGCGTTCATCGGCGAGACCGAGAGCACCGACGCGCGGGCCGTCCTGTCCTGGTCGTACCACCAGCTCAGCGACCCGGCGGCCCGGCTGTTCCGGCTGCTCGGGCTGCACCCGGGACCGGACATCACCGCGCCGGCCGCGGCCAGCCTCGCCGGGGTCCCGGCGCGACAGGCCCGCCGGATGCTGGCCGAACTGTCCGGCGCCCACATGCTCGAGGAGCACACCCCCGGCCGCTTCGCCTTCCACGACCTCCTGCGGGCGTACGCGGCCGAACAGGTCGAGGAGGAGGAGTCGGCGACCGAGCGGCAGGCGGCGACCGAGCGGCTGCTCGACCACTACCTGCACTCCGCGCATGCCGCCGACCGCACCCTGTATCCGTACCGGACGCCGATCATCGTCGGTCCT
This window of the Actinoplanes oblitus genome carries:
- a CDS encoding nucleotide sugar dehydrogenase codes for the protein MSLDLVVVGLGYVGLPLAQEACRVSLAVAGLDLSARVVDGLNDGRSHVGDLSDEDVSRMLGAGFRATTDPAVIAEAHTVVICVPTPLSADGGPDLSAVRSAVATVAAHLRPGMLVILESTTYPGTTEEEVLPLLQAGGLRVGEDFYLAFSPERVDPGNTEFGIRNTPKVVGGVDEASTTVAAAFYGKFVDSVVTARGSREAEMAKLLENTYRHINIALVNEMAQFCRELDIDLWDVIRCASTKPFGFQAFYPGPGVGGHCIPIDPNYLSYQVRAKLGYPFRFVELAQEINNSMPAYVVQRVQELLNEDSKPLRGAEVLLLGVTYKADIADQRQSPAEPLARQLLSRGARVSYHDPYVPVWQPGDEVLTRVADLDAALAGADLVVLLQTHGSYTPADIADKSRRILDTRGTLAGAGVERL
- a CDS encoding AfsR/SARP family transcriptional regulator: MRGCHGPRVRLQVLGPLLGWRDDEQVSLGPLRQQVVLAVLALSANRPTGRAELIEAVWGESTPAYAVNLVQKYVSGLRRVLEPVRPGHHPSQVLSWTDAGYLLSLPHGALDLEEFDRGVARARAAVAEGDLKAASRSLHAALELWRGPALNGLSSPLLDAERNRLAERRISALEERIEIDLALGDRRDLAEEAGRLVAEHPLRERLRALLMRALYQQGRQGEALAAFRAARDHLRSELGVEPAAELQALHKRILNGDPDLLAPGPWPPPAPAPVSPRPDQLPLRPAQPAPRPAQLPHGLPEFVGRRAELDRLDALAASGQSVMIAAITGTAGVGKTSLAVQWAHRISDRFPDGQLYVNLHGFEPSGSLARPGEVLRGFLDALGVGAQQIAGTVDELAARYRSLLAGRRLLLVLDNARNTEQVHPLLPGTPGCMVVVTSRSRLAGLVAAGAVPVTVDLPTAEEAAELLSRRIGPERVATEPQAAAAVVAACARLPLALALVASRAAPHPQYRLSALAAELRPARADVLDAFIGETESTDARAVLSWSYHQLSDPAARLFRLLGLHPGPDITAPAAASLAGVPARQARRMLAELSGAHMLEEHTPGRFAFHDLLRAYAAEQVEEEESATERQAATERLLDHYLHSAHAADRTLYPYRTPIIVGPPGPAATVLAFASPDEALAWFTAEQPVLLNAIAHATGAGFTAYTSLLTWTVTAFLNYQGQFHSWARCLRAALLASRQLGDRAGVAQAHQLLNIACRHLGLIAEADTHAGRALQLYDQLGDGSRQGRLLLDIARGLEHRGEYEQALRRATRALCQFHDAGDRMGKADALSWVGWYYSRLGDHDAAMRHCHDALRLHREGNWPGQADTWAILGNAHHHLGHYDEALNSYAQALARWGELGDRYEVAITLQRLGDTQEAAGRLDRARSRWQQARTILEELGHPDAALLQARLDAHGAVGAANER
- a CDS encoding FAD-dependent oxidoreductase, with the protein product MTDVTVLGGGIIGMTAAIRLQQRGARVTVVCAAGTLETVSAVAAAVWYPTHTDPEPRVRRWVERSYAEFLGQAEAGVPGVLLRRTRMLVRADPPWWAPPGTTTTAHDLRFTAPLTEMDRYLPWLHDRIVASGGRFVRRRVEDPAELLDRSAAVVNATGLAAPDPDLYPVRGQLVLVTNPGLDESIRDEDNPAGITYVHPRRRDTVLGGTFEPDRTDLEPDPRQRAAIIDRCTALVPELRGARVLGDRVGLRPARRGGPRVEAVDGPDGRIVHAYGHGGAGMTMSWGCADEVADLVLG
- a CDS encoding LysR family transcriptional regulator, which produces MADERMTGVDLDRLRSFRVLAEELHFTRAAARLHLTQPALSQQVRALERQLGAELVRRDARGCTLTEVGRIVAAEAQRLLAEVDAGAARIRAAAGGFDGRLRLAYTRSARGGRVDALIARFRERYPQVEIVAETAWTAPNVAGLLAGRYDAAFVRPPIEEPSLTCRHVDSEELLLAVPQRHRLAACRRVQRSDIVEEPAVMWPRDNGPGMYDRIIAQVWPHGGFRLAHHEPDDEQLLRAVAGGTVIAAVPAGRARALTMPGVRLRRFAAPVPTVDTALAYQTNSTNPAVHRLAALLA
- a CDS encoding SecDF P1 head subdomain-containing protein, giving the protein MAQSRSGGSLPVWRAMVLIGAAGTAAGLIGKLPWLGLVAGPLSIIGVVGLLVAQRTARVRPGREKSRARPGAAGAARRWPARVWVGAGAAVAVAIGAAALLAHPWSRDDHLAKPGAARTPLSLYMVRDVLPGPCEPGLPDSTTRYTSADGSECVRVSADGGLTARQLEQVRVDDDSAQGNGWTVTVTFGSEDAARFTDLSGRLSVLPRPRNQLAVVLGSRMLSDPMIEDRLTAGTATIATRLTRDEAQAVAGELGAR